Proteins found in one Poecilia reticulata strain Guanapo linkage group LG6, Guppy_female_1.0+MT, whole genome shotgun sequence genomic segment:
- the LOC103466475 gene encoding anoctamin-9 isoform X1 translates to MQGHRRQPSIELLELMGVVKENGNEPPPVFTPLSYDYVLVAKLMEDREKHARKRKEYIDQLRNKNFRVTEITNDNLAFYGIQAPKEIFQKYRYLLKISDACSGNSTDRNISLSTRIRIVHFIINHTQISSKENLRDLMKSKVFETRFCLHEKRKQKELKEEWARWTACLKGQPVTKVRDYFGEKVALYFLWLGWYTFLLILPAVIGILVFLYGLSYFNSSPLVQEVCESNTVMCPLCDSGCKVWKLSDTCSYAKLSLLFDNNGTVFFAMFMAIWTTLFMEFWKRHLASFVCEWRVTDWSESEEELILELVNDAECRPKMYKHSYSRTALVLICVLVMILVIIGLTHFLVVFRVLVAGTLAKDFRSNLGAMLAGAVLHFLIITVMTKVNRIVALKLCKIEETRTFADTEKSFTVKMFTFQFFTYFCSLFYVAFFLGRINGHPGEYVRLAGQWRLEECHPSGCLTDLFIQMAIILVLKQIISNMFEYFGPLFKKFLEKKKRQHKLQRKCATCYLKDDYQLKEGQELCENCKLRDWHANYELTDVDSFSLFNEFLEMVIQFSFTTIFVAAFPLAPLFALLNNVIEIRLDAIKMVTLERRMVPKKTNTIGVWIDILEAIGVLAVIVNGLVIGVSSDFIPRLVYRYVYGPCVNGTAGVSDCMSGYINNTLSVASMADSRVKFDPLQMITDGINATSCSYKDYRDTDFNITHQFWLILAVRFAFVILFEHVLVICKFIASWFIPPVPMHVKNDGLNDKFRRLQEELKYFKPDTVCAP, encoded by the exons CCCAGTATTGAATTACTGGAATTAATGGGAGTGGTGAAAGAGAATGGCAATGAACCTCCTCCTGTG TTCACTCCACTGTCATACGACTACGTCCTGGTCGCCAAATTGATGGAGGACCGGGAGAAACACGCCAGGAAACGAAAGGAATACATAGACCAGCTGAGGAATAAGAACTTCAGAGTGACA GAAATTACCAACGATAATCTCGCCTTCTATGGGATCCAGGCaccaaaagaaatatttcagaaatacaGATATCTGCTCAAAATATCCGATGCCTGCAGTGGGAACTCAACAGACCGCAATATCTCTCTTAGCACAAG GATAAGGATCGTCCACTTCATAATAAATCACACACAAATCAGCTCAAAAG AGAACCTGCGGGATCTCATGAAGTCCAAGGTGTTTGAGACGAGGTTCTGTTTACATGAG aaaaggaaacagaaagagCTGAAGGAGGAATGGGCACGATGGACGGCCTGTCTCAAAGGGCAACCTGTAACTAAAGTCAG ggaCTACTTTGGAGAGAAGGTGGCCTTGTACTTCCTGTGGTTGGGATGGTACACATTTCTCCTCATCCTACCGGCTGTTATTGGCATCTTAGTCTTTCTCTACGGCCTCAGCTACTTCAACTCTTCACCCCTGGT ACAAGAGGTTTGTGAGTCTAACACAGTCATGTGTCCACTTTGTGACAGTGGTTGCAAAGTGTGGAAGCTTTCAGACACATGCTCATATGCCAAG CTGAGCCTGCTGTTCGACAATAACGGCACGGTGTTCTTCGCCATGTTCATGGCAATATGGA CAACACTGTTTATGGAGTTCTGGAAGAGACATCTGGCCAGTTTTGTATGCGAATGGAGAGTGACTGACTGGTCCGAATCAGAG GAGGAACTGATCCTGGAACTCGTGAACGATGCCGAATGTCGCCCGAAGATGTACAAGCATTCTTACTCGCGCAccgctctggttctgatctgtgTCTTAGTTATG atACTGGTGATTATTGGCTTGACACATTTCTTGGTGGTATTCAGGGTGCTTGTAGCAGGGACTCTGGCTAAGGATTTCAGAAGCAACCTCGGCGCTATGTTGGCAGGCGCTGTGCTCCATTTCCTCATCATCACCGTTATGACTAAG gtcaACAGGATTGTTGCTTTGAAGCTCTGTAAGATAG AAGAGACGAGGACATTTGCTGACACGGAGAAGAGTTTTACAGTCAAGATGTTCACCTTCCAGTTCTTCACCTACTTCTGCTCCCTCTTCTATGTGGCATTTTTTCTTGGCAG GATTAATGGCCATCCAGGTGAATATGTACGTCTTGCAGGGCAGTGGAGACTGGAAGAA TGTCACCCGAGTGGATGTCTCACAGACTTGTTCATTCAAATGGCAATTATATTGGTGCTGAAGCAAATCATCAGTAATATGTTTGAGTACTTTGGTCC CTTGTTCAAGAAGTTcttggagaagaagaaaaggcaaCATAAGCTGCAGAGGAAATGCGCCACCTGCTACCTGAAAGACGACTATCAGCTCAAAGAGGGACAAGAGCTGTGTGAAAACTGCAAACTCAGGGACTGGCACGCGAACTATGAACTCACCGATGTGGACTCTTTCAGCCTCTTCAATGAGTTCTTAGAGATGG TGATCCAGTTTAGCTTTACCACCATATTTGTGGCAGCATTTCCTCTTGCTCCTCTGTTTGCTCTCCTCAATAACGTGATTGAGATTCGCTTGGACGCCATTAAGATGGTCACTCTGGAGCGCAGAATGGTCCCCAAGAAGACCAATACTATTG GCGTCTGGATAGACATACTAGAGGCTATCGGTGTTTTAGCTGTCATTGTAAATGGGCTGGTAATTGGGGTTTCGTCTGATTTCATCCCTCGACTTGTATATCGTTACGTCTATGGGCCATGCGTCAACGGCACAGCAGGGGTGTCAGA CTGCATGTCTGGTTACATCAACAACACCCTGTCCGTTGCGTCAATGGCTGATAGCAGAGTAAAGTTTGACCCACTCCAAATGATCACAGATGGAATCAATGCTACTTCatgcag CTACAAAGATTACAGAGACACTGACTTTAATATTACCCATCAGTTTTGGCTGATTTTAGCTGTGCGCTTTGCTTTTGTTATCCTCTTTGAG CATGTTCTTGTCATATGTAAGTTCATTGCATCCTGGTTCATCCCGCCTGTGCCGATGCATGTGAAAAATGACGGACTCAATGACAAATTCAGAAGACTTCAAGAGGAACTGAA GTATTTCAAGCCTGACACTGTTTGCGCGCCTTGA
- the LOC103466475 gene encoding anoctamin-9 isoform X2, giving the protein MQGHRRQPSIELLELMGVVKENGNEPPPVFTPLSYDYVLVAKLMEDREKHARKRKEYIDQLRNKNFRVTEITNDNLAFYGIQAPKEIFQKYRYLLKISDACSGNSTDRNISLSTRIRIVHFIINHTQISSKENLRDLMKSKVFETRFCLHEKRKQKELKEEWARWTACLKGQPVTKVRDYFGEKVALYFLWLGWYTFLLILPAVIGILVFLYGLSYFNSSPLVGCKVWKLSDTCSYAKLSLLFDNNGTVFFAMFMAIWTTLFMEFWKRHLASFVCEWRVTDWSESEEELILELVNDAECRPKMYKHSYSRTALVLICVLVMILVIIGLTHFLVVFRVLVAGTLAKDFRSNLGAMLAGAVLHFLIITVMTKVNRIVALKLCKIEETRTFADTEKSFTVKMFTFQFFTYFCSLFYVAFFLGRINGHPGEYVRLAGQWRLEECHPSGCLTDLFIQMAIILVLKQIISNMFEYFGPLFKKFLEKKKRQHKLQRKCATCYLKDDYQLKEGQELCENCKLRDWHANYELTDVDSFSLFNEFLEMVIQFSFTTIFVAAFPLAPLFALLNNVIEIRLDAIKMVTLERRMVPKKTNTIGVWIDILEAIGVLAVIVNGLVIGVSSDFIPRLVYRYVYGPCVNGTAGVSDCMSGYINNTLSVASMADSRVKFDPLQMITDGINATSCSYKDYRDTDFNITHQFWLILAVRFAFVILFEHVLVICKFIASWFIPPVPMHVKNDGLNDKFRRLQEELKYFKPDTVCAP; this is encoded by the exons CCCAGTATTGAATTACTGGAATTAATGGGAGTGGTGAAAGAGAATGGCAATGAACCTCCTCCTGTG TTCACTCCACTGTCATACGACTACGTCCTGGTCGCCAAATTGATGGAGGACCGGGAGAAACACGCCAGGAAACGAAAGGAATACATAGACCAGCTGAGGAATAAGAACTTCAGAGTGACA GAAATTACCAACGATAATCTCGCCTTCTATGGGATCCAGGCaccaaaagaaatatttcagaaatacaGATATCTGCTCAAAATATCCGATGCCTGCAGTGGGAACTCAACAGACCGCAATATCTCTCTTAGCACAAG GATAAGGATCGTCCACTTCATAATAAATCACACACAAATCAGCTCAAAAG AGAACCTGCGGGATCTCATGAAGTCCAAGGTGTTTGAGACGAGGTTCTGTTTACATGAG aaaaggaaacagaaagagCTGAAGGAGGAATGGGCACGATGGACGGCCTGTCTCAAAGGGCAACCTGTAACTAAAGTCAG ggaCTACTTTGGAGAGAAGGTGGCCTTGTACTTCCTGTGGTTGGGATGGTACACATTTCTCCTCATCCTACCGGCTGTTATTGGCATCTTAGTCTTTCTCTACGGCCTCAGCTACTTCAACTCTTCACCCCTGGT TGGTTGCAAAGTGTGGAAGCTTTCAGACACATGCTCATATGCCAAG CTGAGCCTGCTGTTCGACAATAACGGCACGGTGTTCTTCGCCATGTTCATGGCAATATGGA CAACACTGTTTATGGAGTTCTGGAAGAGACATCTGGCCAGTTTTGTATGCGAATGGAGAGTGACTGACTGGTCCGAATCAGAG GAGGAACTGATCCTGGAACTCGTGAACGATGCCGAATGTCGCCCGAAGATGTACAAGCATTCTTACTCGCGCAccgctctggttctgatctgtgTCTTAGTTATG atACTGGTGATTATTGGCTTGACACATTTCTTGGTGGTATTCAGGGTGCTTGTAGCAGGGACTCTGGCTAAGGATTTCAGAAGCAACCTCGGCGCTATGTTGGCAGGCGCTGTGCTCCATTTCCTCATCATCACCGTTATGACTAAG gtcaACAGGATTGTTGCTTTGAAGCTCTGTAAGATAG AAGAGACGAGGACATTTGCTGACACGGAGAAGAGTTTTACAGTCAAGATGTTCACCTTCCAGTTCTTCACCTACTTCTGCTCCCTCTTCTATGTGGCATTTTTTCTTGGCAG GATTAATGGCCATCCAGGTGAATATGTACGTCTTGCAGGGCAGTGGAGACTGGAAGAA TGTCACCCGAGTGGATGTCTCACAGACTTGTTCATTCAAATGGCAATTATATTGGTGCTGAAGCAAATCATCAGTAATATGTTTGAGTACTTTGGTCC CTTGTTCAAGAAGTTcttggagaagaagaaaaggcaaCATAAGCTGCAGAGGAAATGCGCCACCTGCTACCTGAAAGACGACTATCAGCTCAAAGAGGGACAAGAGCTGTGTGAAAACTGCAAACTCAGGGACTGGCACGCGAACTATGAACTCACCGATGTGGACTCTTTCAGCCTCTTCAATGAGTTCTTAGAGATGG TGATCCAGTTTAGCTTTACCACCATATTTGTGGCAGCATTTCCTCTTGCTCCTCTGTTTGCTCTCCTCAATAACGTGATTGAGATTCGCTTGGACGCCATTAAGATGGTCACTCTGGAGCGCAGAATGGTCCCCAAGAAGACCAATACTATTG GCGTCTGGATAGACATACTAGAGGCTATCGGTGTTTTAGCTGTCATTGTAAATGGGCTGGTAATTGGGGTTTCGTCTGATTTCATCCCTCGACTTGTATATCGTTACGTCTATGGGCCATGCGTCAACGGCACAGCAGGGGTGTCAGA CTGCATGTCTGGTTACATCAACAACACCCTGTCCGTTGCGTCAATGGCTGATAGCAGAGTAAAGTTTGACCCACTCCAAATGATCACAGATGGAATCAATGCTACTTCatgcag CTACAAAGATTACAGAGACACTGACTTTAATATTACCCATCAGTTTTGGCTGATTTTAGCTGTGCGCTTTGCTTTTGTTATCCTCTTTGAG CATGTTCTTGTCATATGTAAGTTCATTGCATCCTGGTTCATCCCGCCTGTGCCGATGCATGTGAAAAATGACGGACTCAATGACAAATTCAGAAGACTTCAAGAGGAACTGAA GTATTTCAAGCCTGACACTGTTTGCGCGCCTTGA